One Psychrosphaera aestuarii DNA window includes the following coding sequences:
- a CDS encoding 5-(carboxyamino)imidazole ribonucleotide synthase — protein MVPSYFSSATQQNENNLIVILGHGQLARMMYLEASQLGLNIIAVNANTKECVNPVDKSILNITLDEAFEHAAVITSEFEHLPLDLLKKAELSGKFLPNEKAIQAGADRIVEKRLLDSVNVRHCQNVVISNVEDFDRAQNELGPRIILKTSRDGYDGYGQWRIFSEQDLVDVKAQLKEHNFEKMPLVAERCINFERELSLIGVTDKNGNHKFYPLTENHHADGQLVLSIAPAPKVTLELEQLAQNIYKKISEKLDYCGVLAIEFFQVGDELIVNEIAPRVHNSGHWTQQGSVTSQFENHIRAVAGYPLGETQVTASVAMINYVGHGKPKADLFTVPNTHLHWYDKQVRPKRKMGHINVTGATPEQMLARVNTVKNFLPDALAKNLAPIIDI, from the coding sequence ATGGTTCCTTCATATTTTAGTAGTGCTACGCAACAAAATGAAAATAATCTAATCGTTATTTTAGGGCATGGTCAACTTGCCAGAATGATGTATTTAGAAGCCTCGCAACTTGGTTTGAATATCATTGCCGTAAATGCCAATACAAAAGAGTGTGTTAACCCGGTTGATAAAAGTATCTTAAACATAACGTTAGACGAAGCTTTTGAACATGCGGCCGTTATTACCTCGGAGTTTGAGCACTTGCCTTTGGATTTGCTAAAAAAGGCAGAGTTGAGTGGGAAGTTTTTACCGAACGAAAAAGCCATCCAAGCCGGCGCTGATAGAATCGTAGAAAAAAGACTTTTAGACTCTGTAAATGTTCGACATTGCCAAAACGTCGTTATTTCTAACGTTGAAGATTTTGATAGAGCGCAAAATGAATTAGGCCCGCGAATTATATTAAAAACAAGTCGAGATGGTTATGATGGCTATGGCCAATGGCGTATTTTTTCAGAGCAAGACTTAGTAGACGTTAAAGCGCAGCTTAAAGAACATAATTTTGAAAAAATGCCACTAGTCGCTGAACGTTGTATTAACTTTGAAAGAGAGTTATCGCTTATTGGCGTTACAGATAAAAATGGCAACCACAAGTTTTACCCGTTAACCGAGAACCATCATGCGGACGGTCAGTTAGTTTTATCTATCGCACCTGCGCCTAAGGTTACGCTAGAGCTAGAGCAATTAGCTCAAAACATTTATAAAAAAATATCCGAGAAACTCGACTATTGCGGCGTGTTAGCGATTGAATTTTTTCAAGTCGGCGACGAATTAATTGTCAATGAAATAGCTCCAAGAGTTCACAACTCAGGTCATTGGACCCAACAAGGCTCTGTAACAAGTCAGTTCGAAAATCATATTCGTGCTGTTGCTGGCTACCCTCTGGGGGAAACACAAGTCACGGCGTCGGTTGCCATGATAAATTACGTTGGCCATGGCAAACCGAAAGCAGACCTGTTTACAGTGCCAAATACTCACCTTCACTGGTACGATAAACAAGTAAGGCCAAAACGTAAGATGGGTCATATAAATGTTACCGGCGCAACGCCTGAGCAAATGTTAGCTCGTGTGAATACTGTCAAAAACTTTTTACCTGATGCGCTTGCGAAAAATTTGGCTCCGATTATCGATATTTAA
- the purE gene encoding 5-(carboxyamino)imidazole ribonucleotide mutase — protein MTRVAIVMGSQSDGPTMKHAADMLDKFGIEYHAQVVSAHRTPHLLQKFSETAADKGIQVIIAGAGGAAHLPGMIAAFTHIPVLGVPVKSSKLSGVDSLYSIVQMPKGVAVGTLAIGEAGAANAGLLAAQIIGLNDQDVTDKIKAFRAEQTQDVLNNHKLDF, from the coding sequence ATGACTAGAGTTGCAATCGTTATGGGATCCCAGTCTGATGGGCCAACAATGAAACATGCCGCCGACATGTTAGATAAATTTGGCATTGAGTATCATGCTCAAGTTGTTTCCGCCCACCGAACCCCTCACCTTCTACAAAAATTTTCCGAAACCGCAGCAGATAAAGGCATACAAGTTATTATAGCTGGTGCTGGCGGTGCAGCCCACTTACCGGGAATGATTGCTGCGTTTACTCATATTCCTGTTTTAGGTGTACCTGTAAAGTCCAGCAAGCTAAGTGGTGTAGACTCGCTATACTCTATTGTTCAAATGCCAAAAGGTGTCGCGGTGGGTACTTTAGCCATTGGCGAGGCTGGAGCCGCAAATGCAGGTTTATTAGCAGCACAAATAATTGGTCTGAATGATCAAGACGTTACCGATAAAATTAAAGCATTTCGAGCCGAACAAACTCAAGATGTCCTAAACAATCATAAACTCGATTTCTAA
- the nhaA gene encoding Na+/H+ antiporter NhaA, with product MQFFKTESAGGILLFLAAILAIICANTALVSYYEMLLSTPVEIRIGALEIAKPLLLWINDGLMAVFFFLVGLELKRELIEGELSDKRNIILPGVGAIGGMLVPALVYVYFNADNEAALSGWAIPAATDIAFALGVLTLLGSRVPVALKVFLTSLAIFDDIGAILIIAFFYTSKISITALIVVALCIPVLTYLNKRNVVSYSPYIFIGIIMWIATLKSGVHATLAGVLLAMFIPMRSKENPSFSPVKELEHDLHSVVAFFVLPVFAFANAGLNLTGVGVEQLLHPVPVGIAAGLFIGKQVGIFGLCWLAVKAGLAQLPKGMNWASLYGTAALCGIGFTMSLFIGSLAFEETGVDLLFDERLGIIVGSILSGVVGYLVLNKSLKKVP from the coding sequence ATGCAATTTTTTAAGACAGAATCAGCCGGCGGTATCCTGCTTTTTCTAGCAGCGATACTCGCTATTATTTGTGCCAATACAGCGTTAGTTAGCTACTACGAGATGTTGCTATCGACGCCGGTAGAAATTCGAATTGGGGCTTTGGAAATAGCTAAGCCTTTATTGCTTTGGATAAACGATGGCCTGATGGCGGTGTTTTTCTTTTTAGTAGGATTAGAACTTAAGCGTGAATTAATAGAAGGTGAATTATCCGACAAACGAAATATTATTTTACCGGGTGTTGGTGCGATTGGCGGCATGCTAGTTCCTGCGCTTGTTTATGTCTACTTTAACGCAGATAACGAAGCCGCACTGAGTGGTTGGGCGATCCCCGCAGCCACTGATATTGCCTTTGCTCTTGGTGTTCTAACATTACTAGGCTCGAGGGTCCCTGTAGCGTTAAAAGTGTTCTTAACATCACTTGCAATATTTGATGATATCGGTGCAATACTTATTATTGCTTTTTTCTACACATCGAAAATTTCCATTACGGCATTAATTGTTGTTGCTTTATGTATACCGGTTTTAACGTATTTAAATAAAAGAAATGTAGTGTCATACAGCCCTTATATTTTCATTGGTATTATCATGTGGATTGCGACATTAAAGTCTGGCGTACATGCAACCCTTGCAGGTGTGCTACTTGCTATGTTTATTCCAATGAGAAGTAAAGAGAACCCAAGTTTTTCTCCGGTTAAAGAACTTGAACATGACTTACACTCTGTCGTTGCCTTTTTTGTGTTGCCAGTATTCGCTTTTGCTAATGCGGGTTTAAACTTAACAGGAGTTGGCGTAGAACAGTTGCTTCATCCCGTTCCGGTTGGTATCGCTGCGGGTTTATTTATTGGTAAGCAAGTAGGCATATTTGGATTATGTTGGTTAGCGGTTAAGGCCGGTTTAGCACAACTACCTAAAGGCATGAACTGGGCCTCGCTATATGGTACCGCCGCACTTTGTGGTATAGGCTTTACGATGAGTTTGTTTATTGGCTCATTAGCCTTTGAGGAAACCGGCGTAGACTTATTATTTGATGAACGACTTGGCATTATCGTCGGCTCAATTTTAAGTGGTGTTGTCGGTTATCTAGTTTTAAACAAGTCGCTTAAAAAAGTCCCTTAA
- a CDS encoding magnesium transporter produces the protein MLNVESRIAVMNQIQTALKALTEEAQPFDLPELCHSFSEDDWAWILESLVSEQRILIWPYLKNVDTSAVLAAMREDARLQLVSSLPNKSVHKALANSDASQVIEVLDVLPTNVAKKFIKKLSPETQNQIRESLNYTDDQVGRYANHNVFTVNKAATVETILVELKSVDLPEYTDSFLVIDENNIFIGEITVNELFSAEPNDLVADIAKTAVHIVDADLPLLDASNLLKSTKKSMLPVVTENGELLGRFDINDALEIFQEHYEAQIAHLGQVSDEDLFAPVALSARRRAVWLGINLLTAFMASFVIGVFDKVVAEVVALAVLMPIVASMGGITGSQTLTLTIRGLATGQLGINNVSSLKRKEIAVAAINGVAWSLLVAVITGYWFENIALSMIIAGALIVNMLVAALFGIVIPVTLDKMNIDPALAGSVILTTVTDIVGFFVFLGAASLILI, from the coding sequence ATGCTTAACGTCGAGTCTCGTATAGCGGTGATGAACCAGATTCAAACCGCGCTAAAAGCACTAACCGAAGAAGCCCAACCATTCGATTTACCAGAGTTATGTCACAGTTTTTCTGAGGACGATTGGGCGTGGATATTAGAAAGTTTAGTTAGTGAGCAGCGGATCCTAATTTGGCCGTATCTAAAAAATGTCGATACCAGCGCCGTTTTAGCCGCCATGCGAGAAGATGCACGTTTGCAATTAGTGTCATCGCTACCCAACAAAAGCGTACATAAAGCACTTGCCAACAGTGACGCCAGTCAAGTCATTGAAGTTCTTGACGTGTTACCGACGAATGTTGCCAAAAAGTTTATTAAAAAACTTTCGCCTGAAACACAAAACCAAATTCGCGAATCACTTAATTACACAGATGATCAAGTTGGCCGTTATGCCAATCACAATGTATTTACCGTAAATAAAGCAGCGACCGTCGAAACCATTTTAGTTGAGCTAAAAAGTGTTGATTTACCTGAATATACTGACTCATTTTTAGTGATTGATGAAAATAATATATTTATTGGTGAAATTACCGTTAATGAATTGTTTAGTGCTGAGCCTAATGATTTAGTTGCAGATATCGCAAAAACAGCGGTCCACATTGTGGATGCCGACTTGCCCTTGCTCGATGCATCCAATTTGTTAAAAAGCACAAAAAAATCGATGTTGCCTGTTGTTACAGAGAATGGCGAACTTCTTGGTCGTTTTGATATTAATGATGCGTTAGAAATATTCCAAGAACATTATGAAGCGCAAATTGCTCACTTAGGCCAAGTAAGCGATGAGGATCTATTTGCTCCTGTGGCATTGAGTGCTCGTAGACGTGCAGTATGGTTAGGTATCAATCTTCTGACAGCATTTATGGCATCGTTTGTAATTGGTGTTTTTGATAAGGTTGTCGCCGAAGTAGTGGCGTTAGCCGTGCTAATGCCTATAGTAGCGAGTATGGGTGGTATAACAGGGAGCCAAACGCTTACCTTAACCATAAGAGGCTTAGCAACAGGTCAGCTAGGTATTAACAACGTATCGTCACTTAAACGAAAAGAAATCGCTGTCGCTGCGATAAATGGTGTTGCGTGGTCTTTACTGGTGGCTGTTATTACCGGCTACTGGTTTGAGAACATAGCATTGTCAATGATCATTGCAGGTGCGTTGATAGTGAACATGTTGGTAGCAGCCTTGTTTGGTATCGTTATTCCAGTAACGCTCGATAAAATGAATATAGACCCAGCACTAGCCGGGTCTGTAATTCTAACAACGGTTACCGATATCGTTGGCTTTTTTGTCTTTTTAGGTGCGGCCTCATTAATATTAATATAA
- a CDS encoding mechanosensitive ion channel family protein, protein MSLFNSQLFFSFLLFLATYLAKIGLIKLINRNSSGGSVNRRLHINTAKNAINMVFIIALLMLWSNELQNFALSIAAFIVAIVLATRELIQCFIGFLYISSTNPFRVGDWIQTNTQFGEVAETDWAKVTLLEINSETYAYTGKTIFLPNNQLMTLPIKNMNYMKRYTNHTFSIVIDGIKVNPYNLIPSLFSKAESYCLEFNDVAERYSKLIENRLGVQIAGPAPGLRVQTTDIGKTAFVFSIFCPTSKAKKIEQALISDFYTLYYQQIDNVEIPTSEVAISEPDTTSKGG, encoded by the coding sequence TTGAGCCTCTTTAACAGCCAACTCTTCTTTAGTTTTTTACTATTTTTAGCCACTTATTTAGCAAAAATTGGGTTAATAAAACTCATTAATCGAAATTCCTCTGGTGGTTCGGTTAATCGTCGCCTGCATATTAATACGGCCAAAAACGCCATTAATATGGTTTTTATTATTGCGCTATTGATGTTGTGGAGTAATGAGCTTCAAAATTTCGCCTTGTCTATTGCGGCTTTTATTGTTGCTATTGTTTTGGCAACTAGAGAGTTAATTCAATGTTTTATTGGTTTTTTGTATATAAGCAGTACAAATCCATTTCGAGTTGGAGACTGGATTCAAACCAATACACAATTTGGTGAGGTGGCCGAAACGGACTGGGCAAAAGTAACTTTATTAGAGATAAACTCTGAAACTTATGCGTATACCGGTAAAACAATATTCTTACCGAATAACCAGTTGATGACGTTACCTATTAAAAACATGAATTACATGAAACGCTATACCAATCACACATTTTCAATTGTAATTGATGGCATCAAAGTGAATCCGTATAACCTAATACCTAGTTTATTTTCTAAAGCTGAGAGTTACTGCCTTGAGTTTAATGATGTGGCAGAACGCTACAGTAAATTAATAGAAAACCGACTGGGTGTACAAATCGCAGGTCCTGCGCCAGGACTTAGAGTGCAGACAACGGATATTGGTAAAACTGCTTTTGTATTTTCTATTTTTTGTCCAACTAGCAAAGCGAAAAAAATCGAACAAGCTCTCATCAGTGATTTTTATACCTTGTATTATCAGCAAATTGATAATGTTGAAATACCAACAAGTGAAGTCGCTATTAGTGAACCTGATACCACTTCGAAGGGAGGCTAA
- a CDS encoding SAM-dependent methyltransferase has product MEKLVTPISEPSTSWSSGLYQKLVFTVLERITGVGLTIHDPQLPGDGNRFFGESDAEIQAQLNIHDQGVYKSLVSGGSIAAAEAFINNQWSSPNLTRLIEAFVICQQQLDELESNMSWLTKLKNKLFHRRNKNSQTGSKENILAHYDLGNDLYTRFLDPEMMYSSAIYSNGATDLDAAQLNKLNLICQRLELTDKDHLVEIGTGWGGLAIYAAQHYGCKVTTTTISDAQHDYAEQRIKALGLQDKITLLKRDYRELTGQYDKLVSIEMIEAVGFEFYTEFFSKCNALLKPGGKMLIQAITIADQRFDHYRTNVDFIQRYIFPGGCLPSIEFMTKHLRQDTDMVLHELHDIGLDYAQTLNEWRVRFNKNWQDLTEFGFDERFRRLWNYYLSYCEGAFLQRATSTVHFVARK; this is encoded by the coding sequence ATGGAAAAGTTAGTCACCCCAATCAGCGAACCAAGCACAAGCTGGTCTTCTGGTTTATATCAGAAGTTAGTATTTACTGTGCTCGAGCGTATCACTGGCGTTGGCCTTACCATACATGATCCACAACTTCCTGGTGATGGAAACCGTTTCTTTGGTGAAAGCGACGCGGAAATTCAGGCTCAATTGAATATCCATGACCAAGGGGTTTATAAATCCTTAGTTTCTGGAGGTAGCATTGCCGCCGCAGAAGCCTTTATTAACAATCAATGGTCTAGCCCAAATTTAACTCGGCTCATCGAAGCGTTTGTAATTTGCCAACAACAACTTGATGAATTAGAGAGTAATATGTCTTGGCTTACAAAGCTGAAAAACAAATTATTTCATCGTCGAAATAAAAACTCTCAAACAGGATCAAAAGAAAATATCCTTGCCCATTACGACCTAGGTAATGATCTTTATACTCGTTTCTTAGATCCTGAAATGATGTATTCATCAGCCATTTATAGCAATGGTGCGACCGACTTGGATGCCGCACAGTTAAATAAACTAAACTTAATATGCCAACGGTTAGAACTTACCGACAAAGATCACCTTGTTGAAATTGGCACAGGCTGGGGCGGACTGGCTATTTACGCTGCGCAACATTACGGTTGTAAAGTCACCACCACAACCATATCGGATGCTCAACACGACTACGCCGAACAACGTATCAAAGCGCTTGGTCTGCAAGATAAAATCACCCTGCTAAAAAGAGACTATCGCGAGCTAACTGGTCAATATGACAAATTAGTAAGTATTGAAATGATTGAAGCCGTCGGCTTTGAGTTTTACACCGAGTTTTTTAGTAAATGTAATGCACTTTTAAAGCCTGGTGGCAAAATGCTGATACAGGCAATTACCATCGCCGATCAACGATTTGATCACTACCGTACAAATGTAGACTTTATACAGCGTTACATTTTTCCAGGAGGCTGTTTACCGAGCATAGAGTTTATGACCAAGCACCTGCGACAAGACACTGACATGGTATTGCACGAGCTTCACGATATAGGTTTAGATTACGCACAAACGTTAAACGAGTGGAGAGTTAGGTTTAACAAAAACTGGCAGGATTTGACAGAATTCGGTTTTGACGAGCGCTTCAGAAGACTTTGGAATTATTATTTGAGCTATTGTGAGGGTGCGTTTTTACAACGTGCAACAAGCACGGTCCACTTTGTAGCTCGAAAATAG
- a CDS encoding DUF1365 domain-containing protein, protein MFTKSGIYQGSVRHRRFSPVDHKFSYNLYMLAIDLDETDDVYKQSWVLGQRWFNPLRIKQGDHFKSTDAFKQNVLNKVNKLQNVCPLDSSTRVVMVTQARCFGLYFSPINFYFCYPKNNNGDEICRYMLAEVSNTPWNQKHYYLIDLDTSQRSDGLINKKVFHVSPFMQMDMEYRWKITPPNNSLLVHIENWPLPNTLQTGQIEKVFDATVALKKVPMTHKHLIKLIMTTPVMTAKIFAGIYWQALKLFIKKVPFIGHPETK, encoded by the coding sequence ATGTTTACGAAAAGCGGTATTTATCAAGGTTCGGTTCGTCACCGTCGTTTCAGTCCAGTAGACCATAAATTTAGCTACAACTTGTATATGTTAGCTATCGATTTAGATGAGACTGATGATGTTTACAAGCAAAGCTGGGTATTAGGACAACGTTGGTTTAACCCGCTTAGAATAAAACAAGGTGACCATTTCAAAAGTACCGATGCGTTCAAACAAAACGTGCTCAATAAAGTTAATAAATTACAAAATGTTTGCCCATTAGATTCTAGTACAAGAGTTGTAATGGTGACTCAAGCACGTTGTTTTGGACTTTATTTTAGTCCGATCAACTTCTATTTTTGCTACCCGAAAAACAATAATGGCGACGAAATCTGTCGCTACATGTTAGCCGAGGTAAGTAATACACCCTGGAATCAAAAGCACTATTATTTGATCGATTTAGACACGTCTCAACGTAGTGATGGATTAATTAATAAAAAAGTTTTTCATGTGTCGCCTTTTATGCAAATGGATATGGAATATCGCTGGAAAATAACGCCACCTAATAACAGTTTATTAGTTCATATAGAGAATTGGCCTTTGCCAAATACCTTGCAGACAGGTCAAATTGAAAAAGTATTCGATGCAACCGTGGCATTAAAAAAAGTGCCCATGACACATAAGCATCTTATTAAGCTGATCATGACCACACCAGTTATGACAGCCAAGATATTTGCCGGTATTTATTGGCAAGCGCTGAAGTTGTTTATTAAAAAGGTGCCTTTTATTGGGCACCCAGAAACTAAATAA
- a CDS encoding NAD(P)/FAD-dependent oxidoreductase has product MKKVAIIGSGISGLTSAYLINQKHDIQVFEVNDYIGGHTATIDFQLDNQDYSIDTGFIVFNDKTYPNFLKLLKQININKQATEMSFSVTNPVSGLEYNGNNLNTLFAQRSNIFKPKFWSLISQILKFNKLCKKLYDENAIPEKQTLGEFLQINSFNEYFNQNYILPMAAAIWSSSLNQVKQFELSFFIRFFYNHGLLNIQDRPQWYVIPGGSRSYIEPLTADFKDKIKLNTHIVSVSRKDNGVELTFNEGRTEQFDDVIFACHSDQALALLSDPTDEEKRLLSAMPYVNNEVVLHTDINMLPKRKLAWASWNYLLSGDENALASVTYNMNILQGLDVKPTFCVTLNKTDAIEPSKIIRKFNYMHPVFSTESQKAQLKRDTICGKNNTHFAGAYWYNGFHEDGVRSGVDVARRFDCNL; this is encoded by the coding sequence ATGAAAAAAGTAGCGATCATAGGTTCAGGAATATCTGGACTGACTAGCGCGTATTTAATAAATCAAAAGCATGATATTCAAGTTTTTGAAGTAAATGATTATATTGGTGGTCATACCGCCACTATCGATTTTCAGTTAGACAACCAAGACTATAGTATAGATACCGGTTTTATTGTGTTTAATGATAAAACTTATCCTAATTTTTTAAAGCTGTTAAAACAAATCAATATCAATAAACAAGCTACTGAAATGAGTTTTAGCGTGACCAATCCCGTATCTGGTCTTGAATATAATGGTAATAATTTAAATACCCTATTCGCGCAACGATCGAATATCTTTAAACCTAAGTTTTGGTCTCTTATCTCGCAAATACTCAAATTCAATAAGCTATGTAAAAAGCTATATGACGAGAATGCCATACCAGAAAAACAAACCTTGGGTGAGTTTTTACAAATAAATTCATTTAACGAGTATTTTAACCAAAATTATATTTTACCAATGGCTGCTGCGATTTGGTCATCTAGCCTAAACCAAGTTAAACAGTTTGAACTGAGCTTTTTTATTCGATTTTTCTACAACCATGGGTTACTAAACATTCAAGATCGTCCACAATGGTATGTAATCCCAGGTGGTTCACGTAGCTATATAGAGCCATTAACGGCTGATTTTAAAGATAAAATAAAGCTTAATACTCATATTGTTTCGGTATCTAGAAAAGATAATGGTGTCGAGCTAACTTTCAACGAAGGACGCACTGAGCAATTTGATGATGTCATTTTTGCTTGTCATTCTGATCAAGCCCTTGCTCTGCTTTCAGATCCAACGGACGAAGAAAAACGCTTACTGAGCGCGATGCCTTATGTAAATAATGAAGTTGTTCTGCATACCGACATCAATATGTTGCCGAAACGAAAATTAGCATGGGCGAGCTGGAATTACTTACTTTCCGGCGATGAGAATGCGTTGGCCTCGGTTACCTACAACATGAATATTCTGCAAGGCCTTGATGTTAAACCAACATTCTGTGTTACTTTAAATAAAACTGACGCTATCGAGCCGAGTAAAATTATTAGAAAGTTTAACTACATGCATCCTGTTTTCAGTACTGAAAGTCAGAAAGCGCAATTAAAACGAGACACGATTTGTGGAAAAAACAATACCCATTTTGCTGGTGCTTATTGGTATAACGGTTTTCACGAAGACGGCGTGAGAAGTGGCGTTGACGTTGCTCGACGCTTTGATTGCAACTTGTAA
- a CDS encoding SDR family NAD(P)-dependent oxidoreductase yields MSKRILVTGATSGIGHSLVRRYLSQGHLVYACGRNAEKLAKLVNETKELSGTLVLVQFDQLDEQQTKIALSEVKHLDIAVLNAGDCEYIDNAMEFDAALFKRVIDINLTSVGFLVSQLLGKLDTDNNTPQLVFVGSSAAMAPFTRAEAYGASKAGIGYLADSLYIDLKPHNIDVSLVLPGFIKTPLTDKNDFSMPFLLTSEEAAQRIDAGIEKRQRHIAFPKRLIWSLKIANWLPATWWRSIMLKSDQ; encoded by the coding sequence ATGAGCAAACGTATATTAGTTACCGGAGCGACATCGGGTATTGGTCACAGTCTCGTGCGGAGATATTTATCACAAGGTCACCTCGTTTATGCTTGTGGTAGAAATGCGGAAAAACTAGCAAAGCTTGTGAATGAAACCAAAGAATTAAGCGGTACATTAGTGCTTGTTCAATTTGATCAACTAGACGAACAACAAACTAAAATTGCTCTTTCAGAAGTAAAGCACCTTGATATTGCCGTGTTAAACGCCGGCGATTGTGAGTATATTGATAATGCGATGGAATTTGATGCTGCACTATTCAAGCGAGTTATAGACATCAACCTGACTTCCGTTGGTTTTCTTGTCTCACAGTTACTCGGCAAACTCGATACCGATAATAACACCCCACAGTTAGTGTTTGTCGGATCATCTGCTGCTATGGCGCCTTTTACCAGAGCAGAAGCCTACGGCGCCTCAAAAGCTGGAATAGGTTACCTTGCTGACTCCCTTTATATTGATCTAAAGCCTCATAATATTGACGTCTCATTAGTCTTGCCAGGCTTCATAAAAACACCATTAACCGATAAGAATGACTTTTCTATGCCATTTCTTCTTACAAGTGAAGAGGCTGCACAGCGTATTGATGCAGGGATAGAGAAAAGACAACGACATATAGCGTTTCCAAAGCGTCTTATTTGGAGCTTAAAAATTGCGAATTGGTTACCAGCAACATGGTGGCGCTCCATTATGTTAAAAAGCGACCAATAA
- a CDS encoding nuclear transport factor 2 family protein, whose product MTSNAESIDEYNMTEKAPAPQWLTDYVGTYNILNAGNLHLLRNIYSDNAVFIDPLSRVEGLKALTEYFEHLYVNLTSCHFELTDYICDGNDAAIYWTMTVNHKKLKSGKSITLEGHSKLIQIDGKVTFQRDYFDAGAMIYENIPVVGGLVRFVKSKAGA is encoded by the coding sequence ATGACAAGCAATGCTGAAAGTATCGACGAGTATAATATGACCGAAAAAGCCCCTGCCCCGCAGTGGCTTACAGATTATGTTGGGACCTATAACATTCTAAACGCGGGCAATCTGCATTTGCTTAGAAATATATACTCGGACAATGCGGTGTTTATCGATCCATTGAGCCGAGTTGAGGGACTAAAAGCCTTAACAGAATATTTTGAACATCTTTATGTGAACTTAACCTCTTGTCACTTCGAGCTAACAGATTATATCTGCGATGGTAATGATGCCGCTATTTATTGGACCATGACTGTGAACCATAAAAAATTGAAATCAGGTAAATCGATTACTTTGGAGGGACACAGTAAATTAATTCAAATTGATGGTAAGGTGACATTCCAGCGAGATTATTTTGATGCTGGCGCGATGATTTATGAAAACATTCCCGTAGTTGGCGGTCTGGTTCGTTTTGTTAAATCCAAAGCTGGAGCTTAG